In the Necator americanus strain Aroian chromosome X, whole genome shotgun sequence genome, aggacggaggagtacaacttgaaggctcccaaatcgtggaaactccgtcatacgtatacctcagacgttctatgaacatggaaaacgacttgaaggaagaactgaatagaagaatgagagcagcatgggcagcattcgcagccgtcagggaagctacggaccaactgacggaccatgatcttcgtgcccatctgttcgactcgacagtccttccagcgctctgttacgcagcggagacgtgggcagacaccgcggccacgtctaggaagctacttactacccacagagcccttgagagatgtctcctgaagtttaaccggcgcacacaacacctagccggtcttcgtagctccgacttaagaggaatgtcccgtcttcgcgacccagcggaatatgtatcgaaagcaaaacatagatgggccggtcacatcatgagaagaatcgacgatagatggactaaaagaacgctagagtggatcccaagggacgctaaacgcccccgagggagaccgccaacgagatggagtgacgtgttcgctccacggatggaccagctgagagctcagctggatacggctcaaggacctcgtcaacgccACTCAcgaacttgagaacatcttggatgacaatggcgagggaacgaaacgagtggaagagatgctggggcccgcacgtcgagtgaagacgggccatctaagtatctaagtaagtaagtaaacgatcgatactccATACGGAGGCAATAGCAGAGATAGCGTGCCCCTGctaggcatgtttcgcacctcattatCTATGAGAGTAGCTGATGaaggatgtgatgggcgggcatgaggcaaacgcagcgcagtgctctgctgacgctgcgcagtgcaattaacgatcgccgttgccagtcgttttcCCTAATGATCGCCTGTCGcggcggctgcgggtacctaacgaccgccccccATATCTGCATTGGaatcattctggatttccgtcaggaatccatccaagaataacaaaaatgagtgcttatcaattaccaatgacttcatgccgttcgtaacactctgtgagctataagattgtccatcgcgcagttccttaacgttattcAAACATCAGTAcctaaggatactgcacagtgcgttgATCTCATTCGCCCTGGTGACAATTtataagaacgcggtggttcaccagcaCTGCGTGTGAAattggtcagtttgttttttttttgaaggtcttgcgtggtatACATAGAACAATATCGAAGCTTAGCAATGAGAgaagaggagtttgatgggatatgcatggcatCAAAGAGCTCAAACAATTTTTAGGCCTTTGAtgaagacgagtttgtcgaaacgtcaggccaataatagAGCTCCAcgtaaacctcgttggcataacaggAAAACATGAATACACTTcccaatgccgaggtttcaagaaagGAGGGCTTGGAGATTGtcgattttttcccttttgtgCATGGTTCTTGTGTAATTCGATCTGTGCACCtcaattttatggttttttttttgtcgtatttAGTTTAGTCAAAGGAATATAAATGATCAGAACAACACAAGACCGATGTGCACCCAGTCGCGACCggaaaaaatccagcaaatCACAACGACGGAAGCAAATTAACGTCAATAATGCTCACTCACGGgtacgaaaaaaattactctcaAACACAGAACCAATATATAATGCAACCTAGTTAGTTCTCATGACAAACGAAGAAAACGTTTGGAATTGCAATAAGCGGGAGTTTGAGAAAATGCTcgttttcttcgattctggaGCACAGAAAACAGTTATTGAAGAATCACTACCCGAACGTTTTGGCCTATATCGAGGGAAAGCTGAAATATGCACTATATCCGGAATTGGTGGACATATTGAGTGCTTCAAAAGTCACATAGTGCATATGAGAATTGGTACAGCCTTTGGTGAAGTGATCAACATGAAAATTCAGACTAAACCTGCGATCACAAGTGGTTTTCCAAGCGTCAACCTAAGCCCAGTTGACATCGAATTTCTCAAAGAGAACAGTATTTGTGTGACAAACAAAACTTAGAGCGGAACACCAAACCCCACATATTTTAGTAGGATTAGACTAGTGCTGCGAGTTAGTAAGTGGTCCTTCTCACCTAATAAAGACCCCCGGCGTCTCCATATCGCAAAAACCGTACTCGGACCTGCGATATACAGAAAGGAGCTGTTCataaagagaacaaaaaagacacTCTCTGCTACGGACTTACTGCTGTAAATGAAAACAACGAACAAGAGATTCTGAGAAAAAGCACGGTGCTGACGAGAATTTAAGCAAATCTCAACACCAGACTGCTTACAAAATGTGATACTAATGACACAAAATTTTCGCTTCCCCACATCGACTTCTTGCAAGGAAACATTTTCTATCCCGAATGGAAGAGCGTCGTATGATCGAATAGATCCAGAGTATGACCCAACTCTCATACACTGCCGCTAGAGCACGAGATTGTCATGCTGGTTGGTGGAGCCACGTTCTCGTCtacttagaggcatcaccccacgaatctgaggtggtacggacttcaggtggagtattcgtatacgggatcgtagattaagaagaggaggtgattcagtccatttcttcctaattgccgtaaaaaacggcccggaagatacggcttcgagcgttccggcgc is a window encoding:
- a CDS encoding hypothetical protein (NECATOR_CHRX.G23805.T1), which codes for MTSFPFRGTNEAETMLNELNEAGKRIGLRINRKKSQFMKNAHCEDGGVQLEGSQIVETPSYVYLRRSMNMENDLKEELNRRMRAAWAAFAAVREATDQLTDHDLRAHLFDSTVLPALCYAAETWADTAATSRKLLTTHRALERCLLKFNRRTQHLAGLRSSDLRGMSRLRDPAEYVSKAKHRWAGHIMRRIDDRWTKRTLEWIPRDAKRPRGRPPTRWSDVFAPRMDQLRAQLDTAQGPRQRHSRT
- a CDS encoding hypothetical protein (NECATOR_CHRX.G23806.T1), whose protein sequence is MTNEENVWNCNKREFEKMLVFFDSGAQKTVIEESLPERFGLYRGKAEICTISGIGGHIECFKSHIVHMRIGTAFGEVINMKIQTKPAITSGFPSVNLSPVDIEFLKENSICVTNKT